One window of the Macrobrachium nipponense isolate FS-2020 chromosome 22, ASM1510439v2, whole genome shotgun sequence genome contains the following:
- the LOC135198565 gene encoding solute carrier family 13 member 2-like: protein MLPPRTILKMYWRTFLLILSPIIVAILPIVSATDEAKCGYVMIMMAIFWMTEMFPLPVTALIPVFAFPFLGILPTGEVTQLYMKENIMMYIGGMMIAVASEHCNLHKRIALFGIFYLGESPRRLLAGVMLTTMFLSMWIASNAATAWMVKVVDALLIELFLSSEKVEESIVCCSEYTVTYNGRGRVEVQGIENAGYVADDDCESGRNKNVQIATKFRKVKEEKPRPKNILEMTLNDECRALKDMFFLSVAYSANLGGTGSMTGTSTNLVLRDVLGSTPTGLNFASWMAFSILGMLLCVTLAWIWLQVVFVGLCRKERQSSQELSPAKGAAQRKIMSDEYAKMGPMTHHEITVFSLFIVMVLVWFFRSPEFIPGWSYLFKDATGKKYEINDASSVILIILALFALPANLSFFKNIASKDETPLPAAPGCLNWKVAQARIPWGIFIVMGGGIAMAEGWKKSGLSSWMAQQLTVFNAFPKEATVFCVCLFLTALTDVTANAPTASIFLPVLKEMAVNFKVNPLYLMLPATICCSCAFMLPVSSPSNAIVFNVSGVQIKDMMKAGSVMIVLCVIVITGMTNTVGVLIFDLHTMPAWANSSAVS from the exons ATGTTACCACCCAGGACTATACTCAAGATGTATTGGAGAACTTTCCTTCTCATATTATCTCCCATCATCGTCGCCATCTTACCCATAGTTTCAGCGACAGAC GAGGCCAAATGCGGCTACGTCATGATCATGATGGCCATCTTCTGGATGACGGAGATGTTTCCACTGCCGGTAACAGCGCTCATCCCTGTCTTTGCCTTCCCCTTCCTGGGCATCCTTCCGACTGGGGAAGTCACTCAGTTGTACATGAAGGAGAACATCATGATGTACATTGGAGGAATGATGATTGCTGTTGCGTCTGAGCATTGCAACTTGCACAAGAGGATCGCTCTCTTTGGAATCTTTTATTTGG GTGAAAGCCCGAGGAGACTATTGGCTGGTGTCATGTTGACCACCATGTTCCTGTCGATGTGGATTGCCAGCAATGCCGCGACCGCTTGGATGGTGAAAGTCGTGGATGCGCTTTTGATCGAGCTGTTTCTA TCAAGTGAGAAGGTCGAGGAATCCATTGTCTGCTGTAGTGAATACACCGTGACTTATAACGGGAGGGGTCGCGTCGAAGTTCAAGGAATTGAAAATGCCGGTTACGTTGCGGACGATGACTG TGAGTCCGGAAGGAACAAAAATGTCCAGATCGCCACCAAATTCCGGAAGGTGAAGGAAGAGAAGCCGAGACCCAAGAATATCCTGGAGATGACTCTGAACGACGAATGTCGGGCATTGAAGGACATGTTCTTCTTGTCCGTGGCCTATTCTGCCAACTTAGGAGGAACAGGATCCATGACGGGCACCAGCACTAACCTAGTCCTTCGGGATGTCCTTGGGAG CACGCCAACTGGTCTCAACTTCGCTTCGTGGATGGCGTTCAGCATCCTCGGAATGCTGCTGTGTGTGACTTTAGCTTGGATCTGGTTGCAAGTCGTTTTCGTGGGTCTTTGCCG GAAAGAGCGACAAAGCTCTCAGGAACTAAGCCCCGCCAAAGGAGCAGCGCAAAGGAAAATCATGTCAGACGAGTATGCGAAAATGGGCCCAATGACGCACCACGAGATcactgtcttctctctcttcatcgttATGGTCCTGGTGTGGTTCTTCCGGTCTCCTGAATTCATTCCTGGCTGGTCATATTTATTTAAAGACGCCACCGGGAAGAAATA TGAAATCAATGATGCTTCGTCTGTCATACTTATAATTTTAGCCCTCTTCGCCTTACCTGCTAATTTGAGCTTCTTCAAAAACATCGCAAGTAAAG ACGAAACCCCGCTCCCGGCAGCCCCTGGTTGCCTCAACTGGAAGGTAGCCCAGGCGAGGATCCCTTGGGGAATTTTCATTGTTATGGGAGGAGGCATAGCAATGGCTGAGGGCTGGAAGAAGTCAGGCCTGTCGTCCTGGATGGCCCAGCAACTCACTGTCTTCAACGCCTTTCCCAAAGAAGCCACAGTGTTCTGTGTTTGTCTTTTCCTAACTGCGCTAACCGATGTTACAGCGAACGCTCCGACTGCGTCCATTTTCCTGCCTGTGTTGAAGGAAATG GCTGTGAACTTCAAGGTGAACCCCCTCTACCTGATGTTACCGGCCACCATTTGCTGTTCCTGCGCCTTCATGCTTCCCGTGTCGTCGCCTTCAAATGCCATCGTCTTTAACGTGTCCGGAGTGCAGATCAAAGACATG atgaaGGCGGGTAGCGTCATGATCGTGCTATGTGTTATTGTTATTACCGGGATGACCAATACTGTTGGCGTCCTCATTTTTGACCTCCACACTATGCCTGCGTGGGCCAACTCGTCTGCCGTCTCATAG